CATGAATGAGCCAGTAACTCGGGCAAACCAAATATGGGTCATTCTTAAACTGTGATCAAAACGTTTATTAAGCTTAGACTGTGATCAAAACGTTAATTATGCCGCATTTGAGATATGTCATCTGTGCAAGCTACGTACTTGAGTTTGCACTTTGCAGGACAACGACAGCTATACTTCCATCTTTATTCTTTGGTTCCAGCCCCAAGCAAAGAGCACCCGGCTGCATATTTCTTTTTTCTTGATGCCAATGCCAATAGTTACAAGCTTATCGCAGGCAGAGCACGCATAGCACTACCTCTCCTCTGTCCGCTACCTCTCGCTGATCAGCACACACCTCAGAAAAATATACACAGCAGACAGCACCACCGTTTCTTGCATTGTGTTCTCCGATTCGCAGCTCAGGATTTTGTATATACATACACTGTAGCTAGTTGCCAAGGTACGAACAACGACTTCTATGCTTCTTAATTTCATATATGGTTGTTACTACTATTTGGCACcattttttttctctccctcTCTATACATGCTTTTGaagaatagagagagagagatgtgtgCATGTTCACACCGGCGGACGTGCTTATAATTAACTTTAATTTGATCTTGTAAATGGGCTTGCATTAGGGAGTGGAGATCCATCTAGAAGCCATGGGGTAGAGATGGGCTAGACCTCTGGCGCTTCTTCATCTTGCTAATCATTCCTATACAGAGACTCATCATGGCAGCGCGGAGAAAACTCGAGGTATCCCCCCACCCCcaacacaccacacacacacactccaTTGGCCATTGGAAATATAGATTGTGTGCTTTAGGAAAATACACCAGAATAATCACTAATTTTATTATCAGTGGTTTTGTTTTTGCAATAATCACTTTCAAAATAAATCACTAATTTTATTATCAGTGGTTTTGTTTTTGCAATAATCACTTTCAAAATATGAGTGGAGAGATGAGAAACATATCTAGTATAAATATTATCTGTAATTTCGTATTCTACTCTATTTACTCCAACATTTATTTTTGCTGTATGTGATGTAAATAAATAGCCCAGTTGTGGGCTAGCTGTCCTCAACTCCCCACGCCATTTCCCATCCATTCTTTCCTCTCGCTGGCTCTCTCTTGTCTCGCTCCTAGCTCTAGATCAAGTACGGACAGCTAGCAGCCACGACCTAGGCAGGGCAGCAACACGGTGGAATGCAGCTGGATGCGCGGAGGGGGACCGGATCCCCGGCGTCGTGGACCAAAGCTGCGATATGCAGCAGCCGGCCGATTTGGCTGAGCGGATGGTGCGCTGTAGCATCGACAAAGGACAGTGCCAATGGCAGCACTCAGGGCCGTGATGGTGGTCGCCGTTGCCCTACGTGACGGTACAGCATTGGAGGCCCCATGCGGCGGGCAGGAGCTCGGCGAGTGGTGGCGGCACCCATGTGAGACAAGGGTGGCGAGCAGTACCCGTATTCTAAGTAACGTACCTGAATTCTATTTGATTTAGAGTCGGAACTGATAAGATTAGCCGTCCTAGAAAATAAAACACCTTGATTGATTCTTAAAACCTTGTGCACAAATATTTTTCATCACCGATGCAATAATTAACTAAAGATATATTAGTTCATTTGCTTTTGAGCACATGTTAAGTTCCAaccaaagaaaaaagaagaaggaaaagaaagatactCTGCTGCTCATGCTAGTCATTGTGTTTGCCGCGTGAGAGTGACGTTAACTAGTTAATTGTTGGCTTCAAACAAAAAATACAGGATATTTGGGTGGTCGATGTCAAGACGGCAGTACAACAAATATCTCCTTACTTAGAGGACACAAGCAACGATGCACCTCAGGTCATCTACTTCGACGGATGGCGTGGACTGGGTGCTTCTGCGGTGCTTAGAGCTATTGCAGAGCAGCCTCCACCATCTTTACGAGAGAAATTCGACAGGATCATCCACATTGACTGTTCGATGTGGAAGAGCCGAAGAGCATTGCAAAGGGTGATCGCAGACGAGCTCAAGCTCACTCAACAGCTAGCGGCTGATTTTGACAGGCAAGATGAGGAGGACGATTTCAGTGGGGTAGACCATGGCTCCAGAGCTGAGGTTAGAGACATAACAGGAGTGATAGGTCGATACCTAGTACAGTACAGATGTTTAGTTATCTTTCACAATGGAAGTAGTAACACAGTTGACTTGACCGACTTTGGCATTCTAGCACTCAAATTCTTAGGTACTAAGGTATTGTGGACTTTTAGAGGATGGCTTCGCCTCAATAGAGAAATTAGTAAAAAGGTAGAGAATCCACACCTTTATATTCTTGCTATGGATGACCATCACAGCAACTGGAATGCACACCTTGcagaagatgctagagaaatcGCTTTGCACATGCATAAGCTTGGCCTTGGTGTTACACCTAAAATAGCCACAGAGTGTTGCTTGTACCTATTGTCATTGAATAAACAAGGTAAGACGATGATTGACTACAACTGGGCAACCCATGCTTCCTGCTACTGGGTTTGTGATGGGATCATAGAGGGAGGACAGAACAACCAGACATGGGATGTTGCTCACGCTCTGCAGCAGCATATAAGATTAGAAGACTACACATCCAATACAGACCTTATGTGGTCTGTAGAGAGACTGGATCTTTCCTCGAAACAATGGATTTCTATTACTGAATCATATTTCAAAGAGGTTCCTCCAGAGGCAACAACCCTGTTCTATGGATCCAAAAAGTCAAGTCCACAAGCAGTATCACTACCTAGTGACAAGTTCCATAAAGCAAATCAACTCCGGGTGCTGAAGTTATGTGGATGTACCTTCAGCTTTTCATCACCTCCATTCCATTGCTGCCACAACTTAAGATTCCTTGGACTGGATAGCTGCATGGATGGACTACAAcatggggaggaggaggaggaggagaaaacaGGTGAACCAGCGGTGGAAATTTTTCAGCGGCTATGGGTGCTAGATGTATGCCACACGGATTGGCCATTGGCTTTTCCCCCAGAAACAGAAGAGCAAGTGTCTACAAACATTAGAGAGGTTCATATAAACAATGGGAGCATTTGGCGCAGCAACCTTGCATGGAGACGACTTCCAAACCTTCACAAGCTTCAAGTAGTTAAGCCCACAAGCCCTTGGGAGACATATCAAGGACTTCCTTCATCACTGGAATCATTCTCGTTAGACGCAGGAAGGGATCATGAAAATGAAGCAAGAATATCCCGTATCAGCTTGGCTGGTTGCACAATATTATCAGACTTTATACTTCGTGGGTCATTGCCAAACCTTGAGGAGCTGGACCTCTCGCACACAGCAATCAAAATCCTTGACCTTGGAGCGGTCGTTGAAGTGAAAAATCTTCAGCGACTCTTCTTGATGGGATGTGGGCAGCTCCGCTCAATTTCATGGCCCAAAACCAAAATGTACAAACTAAGGCTGTTGTGCATTGACACTCGGGCAAGAGGAGGAGAGGTGGACAACAGAAAACCAACATGGTCACGTGATTGTTCTTTGATGGTCTACCAGCAGGACGAAGTAAAGGAGTATTGCCATGCATCTGTTGCCGTTGCAGACAAGAGGTTCCTTCAGTCCTTGGAGTTTCTTTGGACAAGGGAAACCATTCGATGTGATAAGTGGAATCTCTGCTTGTCATCTACCAGCGATGATGATGGAAGAGGCTGCCACAAGGAAAAGATGGGCAGTCATTATAGCACTGGACAGCTAGCTGCTGCTCTGGCTCTGCCCAAGTCATTAACCTACCATGACATCAGCATTGAACAGATATCTGCAAATATGGATATCAGCAGTAGCAGCAGATCAGCGCAATTTCTGCCACTAGACTTGCACATGGACATTGGCGAGGGAATTAGTGACGTCACCGACAAGTGCAGCACGCGGGCAAGGGATGCAATAGGTAATGTGATGGACAGTGTGCAGTCGTTGCACGTGCACGACAGTTCTTCCATCACCAGTGTTGCGCCTCAACACATTTTTAGGGTATTTGTACCAGGAGGTGATGGCACTGACGGCCCAATAATGAATGTGCTCAAGTGGTGCCGCGTGGAACGATGCCCCAAGTTGGATACTGTCTTCGCCACTAACTATGATTGGATATGTTTCTCTCAGTTGGAAATCTTTTGGGCGGCTCATCTCTTGATGGCCCGTTCTATTTGGAGCAGACCAAGAAATCCAAGGTTGGCTGCAAGTGATTTATCGTTTACACAACTGCGGGCTATTCATCTGCACTTCTGCCCGAGGCTCAGATATGTCCTCCCGATGGCTTCGAACAATACCTTATCCAAGGTGCTGGAGACTCTCCACATACACTGCTGCGGTGATCTCAAGCAGGTCTTCCTCGTGGAGCAAGAGTTCCTAGAGAAAATAGCGGCCAGACATGAAAAAGGCATGCTGGGATTCCCAAACCTCAAGAGCCTATACCTGTATGATCTCATCAGTTTGCAACAGATCTGTGAGGCAAAGATGTTTGCTCCCAAGCTCGAGACCATCTATATCAGAGGCTGCTGGGGCCTGAGGCGTCTCCCGGCCACTGACAGTCGCCGCCGTGAAGATGGCCGCCCTGTGGCCGTGGACTGCGAGAAGGATTGGTGGGATAAGCTGGAGTGGGATGGGATGGAGTCTGGCCACCACCCCTCCCTCTTCCAGCCGAGCCATTCCAAGTACTACAAGAGGCGTCACCTGAGGAGCACGGTTCTCCGCTGAGATAGCCGACGTGATCACCTACTTGCTGctggcttccttcttctcctGGTACGTACACACATGATCAAGCAACTTCCTCCCCTTAATTATTTGTAGTAATTTATTTCAAGTTAATTTTGTTTCATGTACATACACACATGTTCTCTATGTGCTGATGTTGGATTGGATCGCTCTCTGTAGATTCATCTGGTGTTGGATCGACGGGATGACGACGACAGTGCTTACTCTGCCACTGGGTATGCTTCCATATATAGCAATAGCAGTACTGATGCTGCTGTGGTCAACCAAGTTGCTTGCCAAGTCTTCGGTGTGTTTTCTCTCAAGACAATAATGAAAATAATTTGGTCTCTGATGCTAGCTACCTACTTGGATTTGCATCAACCAagttggtgtgtgtgtgtgcagtGTGCAGTGTGCTTGATACCGGTATGTGTGAATTCGTGTGTATCTCTCTTGAGAGAGAGGCCGACTGATGTATCCTCCTTTGCTTTGGTTGGGTTTGACTGGTTATGTGTGCGCGCGTGTGCACTCGAAAACTGAAATAAGAGGCTGGGTTTGATGCCTCCACAGAACCAAACCCCATGGTGTGCAAGTGTTGGTTTTCAGTTTCATTGACTGTATTGGACACAATGTATGCTTGTCCGTGATCCATGCAGCAGCATGCTAATGCTGCCAGCAAATTATTAAATGGCTTGGTTTGATCTACATGGAGTGTTAACTGAATATTTGTTTCCAGTATTCATGCATACTACAAGTTTCGCTAGCTATAATAGCTAGTGTATGGGTGCATTCAGGGGAGAATAAGCAATAGCACTGCCATATAACTTGTGCACAGTGTTTAT
This DNA window, taken from Miscanthus floridulus cultivar M001 chromosome 13, ASM1932011v1, whole genome shotgun sequence, encodes the following:
- the LOC136499100 gene encoding uncharacterized protein, whose product is MAARRKLEDIWVVDVKTAVQQISPYLEDTSNDAPQVIYFDGWRGLGASAVLRAIAEQPPPSLREKFDRIIHIDCSMWKSRRALQRVIADELKLTQQLAADFDRQDEEDDFSGVDHGSRAEVRDITGVIGRYLVQYRCLVIFHNGSSNTVDLTDFGILALKFLGTKVLWTFRGWLRLNREISKKVENPHLYILAMDDHHSNWNAHLAEDAREIALHMHKLGLGVTPKIATECCLYLLSLNKQGKTMIDYNWATHASCYWVCDGIIEGGQNNQTWDVAHALQQHIRLEDYTSNTDLMWSVERLDLSSKQWISITESYFKEVPPEATTLFYGSKKSSPQAVSLPSDKFHKANQLRVLKLCGCTFSFSSPPFHCCHNLRFLGLDSCMDGLQHGEEEEEEKTGEPAVEIFQRLWVLDVCHTDWPLAFPPETEEQVSTNIREVHINNGSIWRSNLAWRRLPNLHKLQVVKPTSPWETYQGLPSSLESFSLDAGRDHENEARISRISLAGCTILSDFILRGSLPNLEELDLSHTAIKILDLGAVVEVKNLQRLFLMGCGQLRSISWPKTKMYKLRLLCIDTRARGGEVDNRKPTWSRDCSLMVYQQDEVKEYCHASVAVADKRFLQSLEFLWTRETIRCDKWNLCLSSTSDDDGRGCHKEKMGSHYSTGQLAAALALPKSLTYHDISIEQISANMDISSSSRSAQFLPLDLHMDIGEGISDVTDKCSTRARDAIGNVMDSVQSLHVHDSSSITSVAPQHIFRVFVPGGDGTDGPIMNVLKWCRVERCPKLDTVFATNYDWICFSQLEIFWAAHLLMARSIWSRPRNPRLAASDLSFTQLRAIHLHFCPRLRYVLPMASNNTLSKVLETLHIHCCGDLKQVFLVEQEFLEKIAARHEKGMLGFPNLKSLYLYDLISLQQICEAKMFAPKLETIYIRGCWGLRRLPATDSRRREDGRPVAVDCEKDWWDKLEWDGMESGHHPSLFQPSHSKYYKRRHLRSTVLR